DNA from Variovorax sp. PBL-H6:
AAATGGCTGGCGCCAGGCGTGGGTGGCCGGCCAACGCCAACAGGCCCGCGGGGGCGTGCTCGGATTCGCTTGCTGCACGCAGAACGAGTGTGAACAGCGCCGAGGAGAGCGCGTTCAGCACGGCATTCCCGCCCAGTTTGTCGCCGGTGGACTCCAGCCGCATCAGGCCCATCAGACCCGCCAGGTGCTGTGAAGCGGAGCTGACACCTTCGTCGGTATTGCTGTCCGACGACCTTATGACGACATTCGTGGGCAGGTAATTGCGAATCAAGCGGTCATGCGGTTGCCTGATGAAGAACCTCCCGCACAACAGATCCAGACGCTCGCCTGAGCCATCGTTCTCGCTGAGCATCCAACCTCCCGAATCTCGGCGATTGTGTGTGGGCGCCGGGGCCTCTCCACTGCCGTCGTCCAGCACGTGCTCCGAGCCATGAGGCAGCAGCACAATGTCACCGCCCACCAGTTCCGTAACCGTCTCCATCTTTGAATCTTTGAGAATGGCCCGGCCCTTGAGCACGATGTGGTAAGGAATCTCGTCTGCCGCGGACTGGGGCCACGAGACGCGCCATGGCGCGCCGTAAGCGCAGCGGACCTCCAGCCGGCCCGTGACGGTGATCATTTGCAGGAGCTGGCTCAGCCAGTCGACTTGGGACATTGGATTTCGGCTCGTGAAAGTGCTCAACGCTGGCCCACCGAGAGTCCGGTCGTGCCATAGCCAAGAGCGGTGACCACTCCGGCGAACTCGTGTCCCGGGATGGACGGTGTTCGGTCGCGGCTGACGCGATCGGTCCAGGTCGAAGGCCACTCCAACTCAGTGCCGACGAATCCCGACGCATGAACCTGAACGACGACGTCGTTGATCGCAGGCACCGGGTCGGGGCGCTCCACCAGCTTCATCCCGGCCTTTCCTGCCGCCGGGTCGGTAACGACAATCGCTTTCATGAGGTCTCTCCTTGTTGACTTACCTGGTCAGGGGGAAAGTCTTGCTCAAGATCGAACACGTTGTTGAAGAAGTTCGTCAGAGAGTACATGGCGAGTGCGACGATTTCGATGACGTGTGCGTCCGTGTAGCCAGCATCGCGAACGGCTCGCAGATCAGCGTCGCTGACCTTGCCGCGGTTCTCTATGACTTTGCGCGCGAATTGGACGGCAGCGTGCCGCTTCGGATCGGTGGCTTGTCCCCGCCGAGCGAGGATGATTTCGTCGGCAGACATCTTGGCCATCCGCTCGGCCACGCGCCTGGGGGCTGCGCTGCTCGATGGTGCAAACTTGCGCGAGTCCCACTGCAAACGATCGGGCAGGCCCCCATGATTTCAGTCCATCTTGACGGTCAGCGCTTCCAGGTCCGTGCTGCGGCCATCGTGCTCGATGCCGGTCACCTGCTCGTGCATCGTGCGCCGGGCGACGCGCACTGGGCGCTGCCGGGCGGCCGCGTCGAGGTCGGCGAAGCCGCGTCGGCAACGGTCGTGCGCGAGATGAGGGAAGAACTCGGCGAAGCGGTCGAATGCGGCCCTCTCGTCCATGTCGCCGAGAATTTCTTCGACCTTGCGGGCCGGCGCAACCACGAGATCGGCTTCTATTTCCGCGTTGCGCTCGATCCGTACTCTAGCGTGCTTGACAAGGATCGAGTCCACCACGGCATCGAGACCCACCTGAAGCTGGAGTTCCGCTGGTTCGCACTCGGGGAGCTCGCGTCGATCAACCTGCGGCCGACCTTTCTGGCGGCCTCACTGCTGTCCGATCCGCTGGTGTTCTCGCATGCGGTGCAGCGCGAGTACCCCTGAGGTCGGAGCGCCGCCCGCCTTGACGATGCGATGAGCGACGACCTCCAGAGATCAACTGCTCCGAGGCGCGGTCCACCAGTGGCTTGGCGGGAAGCTCGTTGTGAGCCTCGCGTCAGTTTCGTTCAGCCAGTTGAGCCCGGGCGCAGGGACACGTCTACCTAATCGAAGTTCAGGATGACCTTCATCGCCTGAGATCGATCGGCCGCCAGCGCGAAGGCGCGGGCCGAGTCGCGGTACGACAGCGTGGCCGAAATCAGCGGCTTGACGTCGACAAGCCCCTTGTTCAGGAGCTCCACGGCTACAGCGAATTCCTCGTGAAAACGGAAGGCGCCTCGCAGGTCGAACTCCTTGGCCACGATGGTGTTGATGGGCAGCTGGATCTCACCGCCGGCCAAGCCCAGCTGCACGATGATTCCGCGTGGCCGCAGCGCCTCGAAGGCGCCGACCAGAGCGCGCGGGTTGCCGCTGGCCTCGAGCAGCACGTCGAAGCTGCCCTTGTCAGCCGTGAAGCGCCGCAGGCCCTCGGGCTCTTCGGCCACATTGACGACCTCGTCGGCGCCGACCTTGAGGGCCTTGTCGAGTGTGAGCACGCCGACGTCCGTGGCCACGATGTGAGCCGCCCCCGCACGGCGTGCGGCGATGATCGCCAACGCGCCGATCGGCCCGCATCCGGTCACCAGGACGCGCCGGCCCAGCAGCGGACCCGCACGGCCCACCGCGTGCAGCGCCACCGACAGGGGCTCGGCCATCGAGCCCTCGCCGTCGCTGACCGAATCCGCCAGCTTATGGGCTTGGTGGGTCTCGACGATGATCTGCTGGCGGAATGCGCCTTGCACGTGCGGGTTGCGCATCGCACTGCCGTAGTAGCGCATATCCAGGCAGTGGTTCTGCAGCCCCTGCTGACAGTAGCGGCAGAGCCCGCACGGCCGGCTCGGGCTGATCGCGATGCGCTCGCCCGGTCGGAAGCCTGTGACGGCGGACCCCACCGCCTCTAGGGTCCCGGCCACCTCGTGCCCCAGCACCATCGGCTGCTGGATGCGCACGGTGCCGAAGCCGCCGTGCTGGTAGTAGTGAAGGTCCGATCCGCAGATGCCGCCGCAGCGCACGCGCACCTGCAACTGGTCGGCGCCGAGTTCGGGGGTCTCGATCTCCTCGACGCGCAGGTCGCCGGGGGCGTGGATGACAAGTGCTTCCATGGTATTTCTCAGAGGGTTGCAGTCACGCCGCCATCGACGTACAGGATGTGGCCATTGACGAAGTTGGAGGCATCGCTCGACAGGAACACCGCTGCCCCCATCAGGTCCTCGACGTCGCCCCAGCGCCGCGAGGGCGTGCGCCCGACCAGCCACTTCGTGAACTCCTCGTTCTTGACCAGCGCATCGGTCAGCTCGGTCTTGAAATAGCCCGGCCCGAGGCCGTTGACCTGGATCCCGTGCTGGCCCCAGTCGATCGCCATGCCCTTGGTCAGCATCTTCACGGCGCCCTTGCTGGCGGTGTAGGGCGCAATGCCGGGGCGGCCGAGTTCGCTCTGCACCGAGCAGATGTTGACGATCTTCCCGCGCCCGCGCGCAATCATGTGTTGCGCGACCGCCTTGCCGACCAGAAACACGCTGTCGACGTTGGTCTTCATGAGCTCGTGCCAGTGGGCTTCATCGAACTGGTCGAGCGGCCCGCGCCGCTGCATGCCGGCGTTGTTGACGAGGATGTCGATGGGCCCGATGTCGGTCTCGATGCGCCCGATCGCCTCGTCGACGGCCGCTCCCGAGGTGACGTCGAATGCGGCGGTGAAGACCGTGGCGCCTTCGTCCCGCAACTGCGCAGCAGCCTGCTCGAGCTTGGCCGCGTTGCGCGCGTTCAGGATCACGCGGGCACCGGCGCCTGCGAGTCCGCGCGCCAGCGCAAAACCGATGCCGGCACTGGAGCCGGTAATGAGCGCAGTGCGCCCGCTGAGATCGAAACGCTTGAGAATGGGGTTCACGTCTGTGTCCTGAAATCCGGTTGAACAACGGAGGAAGGAATGGAATGTTCACATAGATGAACCGAGTCCGAGCAGCTCATCGCGAAGATGCCCTTCGCGTCCTGCTCATCGCCGATCGGTCGAAAGCACTTCTGCATTGACCGGGCTCGGTGGCTGGCCCCCGCATGGGCCAGCACCCAATGCAGCGATCAGGTTGTCGACGGTGAGCGACGCCATGGCCCGGCGCGTCTGAATCGACGCGCTCCCGATGTGCGGCGTCAGCACCACGTTCGGCAAGCCGAGCAGCGCTGGATGGACCATGGGCTCTCCTTCGAAGACGTCGAGCCCGGCCGCCGCGAGCGTGCCGGCCCGCAGTGCTGCGGCGAGCGCCGCATCGTCAACGATCCCGCCTCGCGCGATGTTCGTCAGAGTGGCTGTGGGCTTCATCTGCGCCAGTTCCCCAGCCCCGATCGCATGATGCGACGACTCCGAGTAGGGCAGCACCAGCACCAGGTGATCGGCTTCGCGCAACAAGGTTGCCTTGTCCACATAGAGGGCACCACTCTCGGTTTCGGCCTCGGGGCTCAAGCGCGAGCGGTTGTGATAGATCACCTGCATGCCGAAGCCAAGCGACCCGCGGCGTGCGACCGCACGGCCGATGCGGCCCATGCCGAGAATGCCCAGTGTCGCGCCATGCACGTCCGGGCCCGCGAACATGTCGAAGATCCCTGTCTTGGTCCAGTCGCCCTGCCGTACAAAGCGCTCGGATTCGCCGATGCGCCTGGCAGCGGCCATCATCAGCGCGAAACCGAAGTCGGCCGTGGTTTCCGTGAGGACATCGGGTGTGTTGGTCACCAACACGCCGCGCTGGGTGCAGGCCTCGACATCCACGTTGTTGTAGCCCACGCCGACATTGCAAACTGCCTTGACCGTGGGGCATGCATCTAGGAGGGCCGCGTCGATGCGGTCGCTGCCATGGCTCATCACACCTTGCTTGCCGTGCAGGCGCCGCCTGAGTTCGGCGGGGTCCCAGAGGGTGTCGTGAGGGTTGTCTTCGACGTCGAAGTGCTCGCGCAGGCGTTCGACGATGTCGGGGAACGTGGCACGGGTGACGAGAACGGCGGGCTTCATTGATGGCTCGAAATTGCGTTATCCATGGCAGCTTGGTCAGTTGGGGCAGCGTGCTTCGAGCGCATCCACGAAGCTGCGGCCCCAGCGACCTTCCTTCATGGCGCGCAGGGTTTCAGCTTCGGTGCCGAGGTGGGCCCGGGCCCTCTCGATCAGCCACTCGGCATCGTTCGGCGAGAACGCCATCAGGCCGTCCTGGTCGCCGACCACGACATCGCCGGGGTTCACGAGCATGCCTCCTACCGACACCGGCACATTGATTTCGCCGGGGCCGTCCTTGTACGGCCCACGGTGATTCACGCCGCGCGCATAGACCGGGAAGTCACGCGCCCGGATCTCGGCGACATCACGAATCGCGCCATCGAGCACAACCCCGACCGTGCCGATCGTGGCCGCGTAGAACGACAGGATGCCGCCGATGACCGCATTGGACAGGCAGCCGTCGGCATCGATCACGATCACATCGCCGGGCCGGCAGAACTCGAAGGCGCGCAACAGCGTCAGGTTGTCTCCGCCACGGGACTTGATCGTGACGGCAGTGCCTGCCATCGTGCCGGGGCCCGGCCGGTGATAGGCGTTGAGCCCGACGCTGCCGATGTTGCGATGCATGTTGTCGCTGAGCGCGGCAACGGGGATGTCTCGCAGCGCGGCGATGTGCGCCGGATTGACTTGCGGTGCGGACGGGTTCTTGCGGATGGCCTTGAATTCCATGGAAGTCTCCAGTTCGGTGTTCGGTTTCGGCGGGGGAGGGCTCAGCGCAGCTCGGCCACGGCTCGGGCGATGCGCGCGCAACCTTCCTCGAGGTTCTCGATCGAGGTCGCGATCGACAGCCGGAAGTACGGCGACAGGCCGTAGGCCGTGCCTGCGACCATCGCGACGCCCTCGCTTTCGAGCAGGTACATGACGACATCGCCGTCGTCTGCCAGGACCTTGCCAGACGGGGTCGATTTGCCGATCAGGCCGCTGCAGTTGACGTAGAGATAGAAGGCACCCTGCGGCGTGGCGCAGCTCAGGCCGGGGATCGCGTTGATGCGGGCGAGCGTGCGGTCGCGACGCTGCTTGTAGACGGCAACGCTCTCGGCGACAAAGGACTGGTCGCCGTTCATGGCTGCAGCCGCCGCGGCCTGGCTGATGGAGCAGCAGTTGCCGGCCGATTGCGACAGCAGCGTATCCATCGCGTGGACCATGTCTGCCGGTCCGGCCACGTAGCCGATGCGCCAGCCGGTCATCGCATAGGTCTTCGAAACGCCGTTCACCACGAGCGTGCGATCCCGCAACTCGGGGGCCGCGGCAAGGAGATGGGGCGTCTTCTCGCCGTCGAAGCGGATGTGCTCGTAGATGTCGTCGGTCATGACAAGGACTTGCGGATGGCGTACCAGCACATCGGCCAGTGATCGGTATTCGTGCGTGGTGTAGGCCGCGCCGGTCGGGTTGCTTGGCGAGTTGATCAGCAGCCAGCGCGTACGTGGCGTGATGGCGGCCTCGAGCTGCGCGGGCGTCAGCTTGAAGCCATTGCGCTCGGGACAGGCGACGATCACGGGCTGGCCTTCGCAGGCGAGCACCATGTCGGGGTAGGACACCCAGTAGGGCGCAGGCACGATGACCTCGTCGCCCGGTTCCAGCGTGACGGCGAACGCGTTGTAGATCGCGCTCTTGGCGCCGTTCGTGGCAATGATCTCGTTCATCGCATACGTCAGACCGTTCTCTCGCTGGAGCTTGCCGAGGATGGCTTCACGCAGCTCGACCGTTCCGGCCATCAGCGTGTAGCGCGTGGCGCCCTTGTCCATGGCCGCGACCGCCGCTTGGCGGATGTGCAAGGGGGTGTCGAAATCGGGCTCGCCGACGACGAGATTCACGATGGACTTGCCCTGGCGGCGCAGTTCGTTGGCGCGGTCGGCGGCAGAGGTGCTGGGCGAGGGCTTGATGCGCCGTACGCGCTCTGCGATGCGTGAGGTGGTCATGACTTCCAGGTGTGGGATGGCAGGTCCGTACGGTACGCAGAACCGGCCGCCGAGGCCAAGACGAGTTCGATCTGTACAGATAGGAAGAGCTTATGGAACGCACCGATGGCTGGCCAGCGGCCTCGGTGCTAGGCTCAACTTTTGCTTCGGAGGCAGGCGTGAACCTGCGGCGGCTCAAGTACTTCGTGAAGATCGTGGACATCGGCAGCCTCACGCAGGCGGCCGAGGTTCTTTTCATTGCCCAGCCAGCGCTGAGCCAGCAGTTGGCGACGCTCGAGGGGGAGGTGAGGCAGCAGTTGCTGGTGCGGACCAAGCGCGGCGTGACGCCGACCGAGGCCGGCAAGGTCCTCTACCGCCATGCGCAGATCATCCTGCGCCAGTGCGACCAGGCGCAGACCGACATGGAGGCCGCAGGCCAGGGCGTGTCGGGCCAGGTCTCCGTGGGCCTGGCGCCAGGCACGGCAGCCGCGGCCCTCTCGCTGCCTCTCCTGCGCACGGTGCGGGCGCGTCACCCGGGCATCCTGCTCTATCTCAACGAGAACTACGGCACCACGCTGAGCGAACTCATCATGAACGGCCGGATGGACCTGGCCGTGCTCTACGGCGACAAGGCGATTCACGGCCTGACCTTCTTGCCGCTGCTGAAGGAGCCGCTGTTCCTGGTCGGCCCGGCATCGATCCCGGCGCCGGCGCAACCGGTGCGCCTGGCCGACCTTCGCGACATGGAGCTCTTCCTGCCGCGGCCTTACAACGTCGTGCGCAAACTGGTCGATGCGGCCTTCAGCCGGCTCGGCGGCGCCCCGCGTGTCGTCGCCGAGATCGAATCCGCGTTCACGCTGACCGCGGCCGTGGCGGATGGCTTGGGCGCGACCATTCTGCCGGCCTCGATGGCGCGCGAGGTGGTGACGGCCTGCGGGGCCTGGCAGTTCCAGATCGTCGATCCCGTCATCGAAGCGCCGCTGGCGCTCTGCCAGTCCGACCACCTGCCGCTGTCCGAGCCCGCACAAGCCGTGAAGGACATCCTGCTCGAACTGGTGACCGAGCTGTCGCACAGCCCTCACGCGCTCGGCGAGCCTTTGGTGGCCATGCCGTCATAAGACGCCCTTATCCCGGCACAGCCAATCCGTCTTTGGCTTTGCGAGCGCCGCGGGCTACCGTTCAAGCCTGCCGTCACGTGTTCGCGGAATGCGTCGGCCACCAAGGAGATCCCGCCGTCCCGGCGGGTCCGGCATGAATCAGGAACAGATCAGGATCCTCATCGAGGCGTTGGCGGGCTCGGAGCTTTCGGAGCTCGAATACAGCGAGGACGGCTGTACCTTGAGGTTGGTGAAACAGCCGGCGGAAGCAGGCAGTGCCCGGCCGTGTCAGGCGGCCCGCCATCTCAGGCCCGAGGCTGATGCGGCGCAGCGGGCTGTCGAGGCAGTACCGACCGACGCGGCCGGCGCGCAATCGGCAGCCGAAGCCGACGCCGCGGCCCAGTGCGTCGCCCCGCTGTATGGCGTGATCCACCTGCAACCTTCGCCCGGCGAGCCGCTGTTCGTGCAGCCCGGCCAGCGTGTCGCGGCCGGCCAGACCTTGTGCGTGATCGAAGCCATGAAGGTCTTCAACGAGGTGCGTGCCGAGGCAGACGCCAAGCTGGTCGAGGTGCTCGTGCGCTCGGGCGACGAGGTCGAGGCCGGCCAACCCCTGTTCCGCCTGGCCTGAGAGCGACGCCATGTTCGACACCGTTCTCATTGCGAACCGCGGCGAGATCGCGCTGCGCATCCTGCGTGCCTGCCGCGGCCTGGGCCTGCGCACGGTCATCGCGCATTCCGAGGCCGATGCTGACGCACCCTATGTGCGGCAGGCCGACCAAGGCTTGTGCATCGGCCCGGCCAGCCCAAGCCTCAGCTACCTGAACCAGTCGGCGCTGCTCTATGCGGCCGAGGTCAGCGGTGCGCAGGCCATTCATCCGGGATACGGCTTCCTCTCCGAGAGTGCAGGCTTTGTCGAGAGGGTGGAGCAGGCCGGCCTGCACTTCGTCGGCCCGAGCGCCGCCTGCATCCGCGTGATGGGCGACAAGGTGTCGGCCAAGCGCGCCATGCGCCGGGCCGGCGTGCCATGCGTACCGGGCCCTGACAGCGGCCTGCCCGATGACCCTGACGCGGTGCGCGCCATTGCACGCGAGGTCGGCTTTCCCGTCATCGTGAAGGCGGCCGGCGGCGGCGGCGGCCGCGGCATGCGCGTGGTGCGCCAGGAGGGCGAGCTGCTGGAGGCGCTTGCGCTCACGCGCGAGGAAGCGCGCCGCGCCTTCGGCAATCCGGAGGTCTACGTCGAGAAATTCCTGCTGCATCCGCGCCATGTCGAGATCCAGGTGCTGGCCGACAACCATGGCCGCGCGATCTGGCTCGGGAGCCGGGACTGCTCTTTGCAGCGCCGTCACCAGAAGGTGATCGAGGAAGCCCCGGCACCCGGCATCGACGAGGCACTGATCGCTTCCGTCGGCGAGAGTTGTGCGGCGGCTTGCAGGCAGATCGGCTACTGCGGTGTCGGCACCTTCGAATTCCTGTACGAGAAGGGCGCCTTCTACTTCATCGAGATGAACACGCGGCTCCAGGTCGAGCATCCGGTCACCGAGATGACCAGCGGGATCGACATCGTCCAGCAGCAGCTTCGCATGGCGCGCGGCGAGCGGCTCGCCATCGAGCAGGTCGACGTGCCTTGCAGGGGGCATTCGATCGAATGCCGCATCAACGCGGAAGACCCGCACACCTTCGCACCATCGCCGGGGCGCATCACGGACTGGTGCGTGCCCGGCGGCTTCGGCGTGCGCTTCGATTCGCATGCGGGCGCTGGCTATCGCGTGCCGCCTTACTACGACTCCATGATCGGCAAGTTGATCGTCCACGGCAGCAGCCGCGATGACGCGCTCGACCGCATGCGGCTCGCGCTCGGCGAGCTGCAGATCGAAGGCATCGCGACCAACGTCGCCTTGCATCGGGCACTGATGGCAGACGAGGGCTTCGCTGCCGGCGGCGTCGATATCCACCACCTCGAGCGCTGGCTGCAGCGCAGGAGTGCCTCATGAGCCCCATCGGATCGCCCACGGTCAGCCTCCTCGGCACCACTGCGCTGCTCTTCGAAGCGCCGGGCGCCATGGCGCTTCCTTCGCAGCAGCGCATCTGGGCGCTCGCGAAGGAAGCCGCGGCGTGGCCCGAAGTGCGCGAGGCGGTCCCTGGCATGAACAACCTGATGCTGAGCTTCACCCGTCCGCCGCACGCGCTCGATGAACTGAAAGCACGGCTGGACGACGCGTGGCAGGCCGTCACGCCGCTCGCGCGCGAAGGCAGGGTGTTCGAGCTCCCGGTGCGCTACGGCGGTGCAGGCGGTCCGCACCTGGCAGATGTGGTGGCGCACACCGGCCTCGCGGTCGAGGCCATCGTCGAGCTGCACAGCGCGCCGCTCTACCCGGTGTATGCGCTCGGGAGTCACCCCGGCTATTGCTACCTCGGGGGCATGGACCCACGTATCGCGACGCCGCGGCGCCAGGTGCCGGTGCTGAGCATTCCGGGCGGAGCGGTGTCGATCGGCGGAGCGCAGACCGGCGTCTCGGCTTCCGCCGGGCCCAGCGGCTGGAACACCATCGGCACGACCACGATGACCTTCTTCGACCCGTCGCGCAATCCTCCCGCGACCCTGGAGCCGGGGGACCGCATCCGCTTCGTCGTCGAAGGGATCGAGCCATGATCGAAGTCCTTTCCAACGCTGCGCTGGCGACTGTGCAGGACCTCGGGCGCACGGGCAGCTTGCGCTATGGCGTGGGTACCGCCGGCGCCATGGACGACCTGGCCTTGGCTGCGGGCAATCTTCTGCTCGGCAACGATCCGGGGGCTGCGGGTATCGAGGTGCCGGTATTTCCGTTCAAGGTCCGCTTCGACGCCGATTGCGCCTTTGCACTGACCGGTGCCGACTGCGCAGCGAAGCTCGATCTCGAACCGTTGCTGCCCTGGTGGGCGCATCGAGCGCACGCCGGTCAGGTGCTGACGCTGGGGCTTCCGCAGGGAGCACGGCGCGCGAGCCGGGCCATGCTGTGCCTGCCCGGCGGCGTCGATGTGCCGGAGGTTCTGGGGTCGCGCAGTACGCAGTTGCGCGGTTCCTTCGGTGGGCACGAGGGAAGGGCACTGCGAAAAGGGGATGTCTTGCGCGCCGCCGAGCCCGGCCGCGTCTGTCGGACCGGTTTCGGGCTGGTGCCGCCTTCCTTGGCCCTGCCTTTGGAATGCGACGGGTTGGTCGCGCTGCGCGTGCTGCCGGCCGCCGAGTACGAAGCTTTCGAACCGGCCTCGCGCGAGGCCTTCTGGGCCGGCGAATGGCGGATCACGGCGCAGAGTGACCGCTATGGGTACCGGCTGTCCGGCGCCGCGTTGTGCCCGACGGCACCGATGGAACTGCGCTCGCATGGCATCGTTCCGGGTGTGATTCAAGTGCCTCACAGCGGCCAACCCATCATCCAGATGCGCGATGCGCAGCCCTCGGGCGGGTATCCGAAATTCGGCACGGTCATCGAGGCGGACCTGTGGCGATTGGGCCAGGCGCCGATCGGCAGCCGCATCCGTTTCATCGAGGCCAACTGGGACGAGGCAGTCGGGGCGCTGGAACAAAAAGATGCCTGGCTTGCGAAGGTGGCCCGCATGGTGGCGCTGCACCGCAGCGGGCCGATGGGAATGGCCGCATGAAGAAGGCGCCCGACGAGCTTCGCGAGATTGCCGGCTGGATGGCGGCGGCCGACATCGGATTTCTCGAACTGCGGATGCCCGAGGGCACCTTCAGACTGGCGCGACGTGGCCACGACGTGGTGGCCCTGGAGGGTTGCCCGCACAGCGATGCCCGGCTCGATCATCCGACTGCTGCAAGGGCCTGTGCGGACTCTCCGCCCGTCACGGCGATCGCCGCTTCGGTCGGGGTGTTCCTGCGCGCCCACCCGGACGCCAGTTCCCCCTTTGTGCGGGAAGGACTGCGCGTGCAGGCAGGCCAGATCCTGGGACTCCTGCGCATCGGCGTGCTGCTGCTGCCGGTGACCGCACCCAGGGCCGGCAAGGTCTCCGCACTGCATGTCGAGGACTGCGCCCCCGTCGGCTATGGCGCTGCCCTCGTCGATCTCGATCCTTTCTGACGAAACGAGGACACCGCCATGGACATGGACCTCAACGCTGACCTCGGTGAAGGCTTCGGCCCCTGGCGCATGGGCGACGACGACGCACTTCTGGGCATCCTTTCCTCGGCGAACGTCGCCTGCGGCTTCCACGCGGGCGACCCGCGGATCATGGACCGCACCGTTCGCACGGCACTCGATCGCGGCGTCGACGTGGGCGCCCATGTCGGCTTCCCGGACCTGGCGGGCTTCGGCCGCCGTCCGCTGCAGATGGACACGCCGGAACTGGTCGCGGCCGTCATCTACCAGATGGGTGCGCTGGCCGGGATCGCGCGCGCCGCCGGGCACCGGATGACGCACACGAGCTTCCACGGGGCGCTCGGCAACATGGCGGCGGCGGATGCGGAATTCGCGGCACCACTCGTGCGAGCGGTGGCCGACTTCGATCCGGCACTCACGATCAGCACGTCGGCAAGCCGGGCCATCGAGGATGCGGCCGAGCGGTGCGGGCTTCGCGTTCGCACCACCTTCCTGGCCGACCGCGCCTGCGACGACGCCGGGCTGTTGATTTCGCGCAAGCTGCCCGGCTCGGTGATCCACGACCCCGAGCAAGTGCTGACCCGGGTTCGGCAGCTGCTGGAGGAGGGGACCGTCACCACCTACGCGGGCAGCAGGATTCCGATGCGCGCGCATTCGATCCTGGTCCACGGGGACACCCCCGGAGCGGTCGCGCTCGCGCGCGGTGTGCGCAAGCTGGTCGAGGCCCACGGCCGGGTGGTTCCCATCTCGCGCCAAACCGCCTGAGCCGGCTCGCGAACAGGCACGGACATGGTGCTTACCCTGACACCGAGCGCCCCCTTCGAGGGCGACATAAGGGAGCCTTATCGCTCCACAGCCAATCCGTCTTGGCGCCCCCGGTGTGCCGTCGATACAGTGAATTCATCCGCCGATAGAAAGTGATCCCCATGCCATTCACCGATTACAAGACCGCCCTCGTGACAGGGGCCTCCTCCGGCATCGGCGCCGCCGTCGTCGAGCGCCTGTGCAACGAAGGACTGCAGGTCCACGCGCTGGCTCGCAGCGGCGACAAGCTGAAGGAACTCGCGTCGCGCACCGGCTGCATCCCGCACGCGATCGACGTGAGCGATCTGGCCGGCGTGACCGCACTCACCCGGGAGGTCGACTTCGACGTGCTCGTGAACAACGCCGGGGTCGACCGCCCGGGTTCGATCCTGAAGGCCGACGCCGAGGGCATCGACCTCCTGGTGGACGTCAACCTGCGCGCCGTGCTGCATCTTTGCCGGCTCGTCGTTCCGGGCATGGTGGCGCGCGACAGCGGCCACGTCGTCAACATCAGCTCGATCGCGGCGGCCTACAACTTCGGCGGCAACAGCACCTACCACGCGACCAAGGCCGCCGTGAGCATGCTGTCGAGCCAACTGCGCGTGGACTGCTTCGGCAAGCGCGTTCGCGTGACCGAAATCTGCCCGGGTCGTGTCGCCACCGACATCTTCGCGCACGTGCATGGAGACTCCGAGGAAACGCGCAAGCGATTCGTCGATGGCTACGAACTGCCGCGGGCCGTGGACATCGCGAATGCCATCGCCTTCGCCATCGCGGCACCCGTCGCGGTGAACATCGGCCACATGGAGATCACGCCGACGCTGCAGGTGCCCGGCGGCTTGTCCACAGCGAAGCCGGAGACGGTCCGGGCCTGAGCGGGCCGGCCCCTCCCCGCGAGAGCACGCCATGAAGGACTTCGATCTCCTCGCGATCCTGCTGAAGCCCGATTTCGGCGCCATGCTGCTGCACGGTGTGGCGTTGACGATGAAGATCGCAGTCGGCTCATGGCTGCTCGCAATGGCGATCGCCTTCGTCTTGCTGGTAGTGCGTCTGAGCGCCAATCCGATCGCGGAGCGCGCGGTGGCGGTCTACGTGTCCTATCACCGCAAT
Protein-coding regions in this window:
- the accC gene encoding acetyl-CoA carboxylase biotin carboxylase subunit; the encoded protein is MFDTVLIANRGEIALRILRACRGLGLRTVIAHSEADADAPYVRQADQGLCIGPASPSLSYLNQSALLYAAEVSGAQAIHPGYGFLSESAGFVERVEQAGLHFVGPSAACIRVMGDKVSAKRAMRRAGVPCVPGPDSGLPDDPDAVRAIAREVGFPVIVKAAGGGGGRGMRVVRQEGELLEALALTREEARRAFGNPEVYVEKFLLHPRHVEIQVLADNHGRAIWLGSRDCSLQRRHQKVIEEAPAPGIDEALIASVGESCAAACRQIGYCGVGTFEFLYEKGAFYFIEMNTRLQVEHPVTEMTSGIDIVQQQLRMARGERLAIEQVDVPCRGHSIECRINAEDPHTFAPSPGRITDWCVPGGFGVRFDSHAGAGYRVPPYYDSMIGKLIVHGSSRDDALDRMRLALGELQIEGIATNVALHRALMADEGFAAGGVDIHHLERWLQRRSAS
- a CDS encoding acetyl-CoA carboxylase biotin carboxyl carrier protein is translated as MNQEQIRILIEALAGSELSELEYSEDGCTLRLVKQPAEAGSARPCQAARHLRPEADAAQRAVEAVPTDAAGAQSAAEADAAAQCVAPLYGVIHLQPSPGEPLFVQPGQRVAAGQTLCVIEAMKVFNEVRAEADAKLVEVLVRSGDEVEAGQPLFRLA
- a CDS encoding aspartate transaminase; this encodes MTTSRIAERVRRIKPSPSTSAADRANELRRQGKSIVNLVVGEPDFDTPLHIRQAAVAAMDKGATRYTLMAGTVELREAILGKLQRENGLTYAMNEIIATNGAKSAIYNAFAVTLEPGDEVIVPAPYWVSYPDMVLACEGQPVIVACPERNGFKLTPAQLEAAITPRTRWLLINSPSNPTGAAYTTHEYRSLADVLVRHPQVLVMTDDIYEHIRFDGEKTPHLLAAAPELRDRTLVVNGVSKTYAMTGWRIGYVAGPADMVHAMDTLLSQSAGNCCSISQAAAAAAMNGDQSFVAESVAVYKQRRDRTLARINAIPGLSCATPQGAFYLYVNCSGLIGKSTPSGKVLADDGDVVMYLLESEGVAMVAGTAYGLSPYFRLSIATSIENLEEGCARIARAVAELR
- the pxpB gene encoding 5-oxoprolinase subunit PxpB, with amino-acid sequence MSPIGSPTVSLLGTTALLFEAPGAMALPSQQRIWALAKEAAAWPEVREAVPGMNNLMLSFTRPPHALDELKARLDDAWQAVTPLAREGRVFELPVRYGGAGGPHLADVVAHTGLAVEAIVELHSAPLYPVYALGSHPGYCYLGGMDPRIATPRRQVPVLSIPGGAVSIGGAQTGVSASAGPSGWNTIGTTTMTFFDPSRNPPATLEPGDRIRFVVEGIEP
- the nac gene encoding nitrogen assimilation transcriptional regulator NAC: MNLRRLKYFVKIVDIGSLTQAAEVLFIAQPALSQQLATLEGEVRQQLLVRTKRGVTPTEAGKVLYRHAQIILRQCDQAQTDMEAAGQGVSGQVSVGLAPGTAAAALSLPLLRTVRARHPGILLYLNENYGTTLSELIMNGRMDLAVLYGDKAIHGLTFLPLLKEPLFLVGPASIPAPAQPVRLADLRDMELFLPRPYNVVRKLVDAAFSRLGGAPRVVAEIESAFTLTAAVADGLGATILPASMAREVVTACGAWQFQIVDPVIEAPLALCQSDHLPLSEPAQAVKDILLELVTELSHSPHALGEPLVAMPS